A stretch of the Panicum virgatum strain AP13 chromosome 9N, P.virgatum_v5, whole genome shotgun sequence genome encodes the following:
- the LOC120690738 gene encoding DNA gyrase subunit A, chloroplastic/mitochondrial-like isoform X1 — MRYTECRLDSLAEAMFLTDLELNTVDFVPNFDNSQKEPSLLPTRVSSLLLNGYSGIAVGMATNIPHNLGELVDALSVIIQNPEATFCDTSFFTNIQTHSSISFLRY; from the exons ATGCGATACACAGAGTGCCGCTTGGAT tcactagcagaagccatgtTCTTGACTGATCTGGAGCTGAATACA GTTGACTTCGTACCAAACTTTGATAACTCACAGAAGGAGCCATCTCTGCTGCCAACTCGTGTTTCATCTCTATTGTTGAATGGTTATTCTGGGATTGCG GTCGGAATGGCAACAAACATTCCTCATAATCTGGGGGAGCTTGTTGATGCACTTTCTGTTATAATTCAAAACCCTGAAGCCACA TTTTGTGATACCAGCTTCTTCACAAACATCCAGACTCATAGTTCAATCTCATTTCTAAGATACTAA
- the LOC120690738 gene encoding DNA gyrase subunit A, chloroplastic/mitochondrial-like isoform X2, with the protein MRYTECRLDSLAEAMFLTDLELNTVDFVPNFDNSQKEPSLLPTRVSSLLLNGYSGIAVGMATNIPHNLGELVDALSVIIQNPEATLLHKHPDS; encoded by the exons ATGCGATACACAGAGTGCCGCTTGGAT tcactagcagaagccatgtTCTTGACTGATCTGGAGCTGAATACA GTTGACTTCGTACCAAACTTTGATAACTCACAGAAGGAGCCATCTCTGCTGCCAACTCGTGTTTCATCTCTATTGTTGAATGGTTATTCTGGGATTGCG GTCGGAATGGCAACAAACATTCCTCATAATCTGGGGGAGCTTGTTGATGCACTTTCTGTTATAATTCAAAACCCTGAAGCCACA CTTCTTCACAAACATCCAGACTCATAG
- the LOC120689016 gene encoding inositol-tetrakisphosphate 1-kinase 1-like, translating to MASDAAAAAAATAEPSSGDTQCPPRYAIGYVLAPKKQQSFIQPSLVARAAARGMDLIPVDAARPLAEQGPFHLLIHKLYGDGWRAQLEAFAARHAAVPVVDPPHAIDRLHNRISMLQAVSELDRTANKDHTFGIPSQVVVYDAPTLADSGLLDALRFPLIAKPLVADGTTKSHKMSLVYHREGLAKLRPLLVFQEFVNHGGPMNGGGRKGGVAAPRADPATAAVARAASTQEHRGGSRRGGRRRLADGGGGRWRRSSSGRASPSPRELAGYWAQREGLDFESPLLETGFCAAFCVATVDEANTQMHSHFALHCWSQS from the coding sequence ATGGCCTCTGAcgcagccgctgccgctgccgctaccGCTGAGCCCTCCTCCGGCGACACCCAGTGTCCCCCGCGCTACGCCATCGGGTATGTGCTTGCGCCGAAGAAGCAGCAAAGCTTCATCCAGCCGTCGCTGGTGGCCCGCGCAGCGGCGCGGGGCATGGACCTCATCCCCGTGGATGCGGCGCGGCCCTTGGCGGAGCAGGGCCCCTTCCACCTCCTCATCCACAAGCTCTACGGCGACGGCTGGCGCGCCCAGCTCGAGGCCTTCGCCGCGCGCCACGCGGCCGTTCCCGTCGTCGACCCGCCCCATGCCATCGACCGCCTCCACAACCGCATCTCCATGCTCCAGGCTGTCTCCGAGCTCGACCGCACCGCCAACAAGGACCACACCTTCGGCATCCCCAGCCAGGTCGTCGTCTATGATGCCCCCACGCTCGCCGACTCTGGCCTCCTCGACGCGCTCCGCTTCCCGCTCATCGCCAAGCCCCTGGTCGCCGACGGCACCACCAAGTCCCACAAGATGTCCCTCGTCTACCACCGCGAGGGGCTCGCCAAGCTCCGCCCGCTGCTCGTGTTCCAGGAGTTCGTGAACCATGGCGGACCGATGAACGGAGGCGGCCGGAAGGGAGGAGTCGCCGCGCCCCGTGCAGATCCGGCCACCGCTGCCGTGGCCCGAGCGGCCTCCACGCAGGAGCACCGGGGAGGGAGCCGTCGGGGAGGGAGAAGGCGGCTCGCGGACGGAGGAGGTGGCCGGTGGCGCCGGAGCTCGAGCGGGCGGGCCTCACCCTCTCCCCGTGAGCTCGCCGGATATTGGGCGCAGCGGGAGGGGTTGGATTTTGAGTCGCCTCTGTTGGAGACCGGATTTTGCGCTGCATTTTGCGTCGCCACTGTAGACGAGGCAAACACCCAAATGCATTCACATTTTGCGCTCCAttgttggagtcagtcttaG
- the LOC120692156 gene encoding uncharacterized protein LOC120692156 isoform X2: MASPNLSSAGSGTASASGSVGSGATRTTDIKAPLWDHVTILERPKAGGGNASWRCNYCGLEKCTSYTRVEAHLLQKSGKGIGKCTKVTYEMLSQMRMDVERCQELVERAKQRTVSLPVAPSINNSKKKRGPASILEKSWALEDRKHLDALIVRAMYSGGISFNFLRNPYFREAFAFACSRHNLQGYTIPGYNRARESLLKQERRHIETLLESTKSTWPEKGVTICSDGWSDPQRRPIIDEVGRQNVVQIITDNAANCKGAGLLIEAENDHIFWTPCVVHTLNLAMKNICEPKLPRTPTDEDMHVWSQLEFINNVKVEATMIKNFIMNHGMRLSMFNEFSHLKLLSIAETRFASVVCMLKRFVEVKAALQHMVISDKWSIYKEDASTAQHVKEKILSDVWWGNVEYILRFTSPIYDMIRFADTDTPCLHLIYEMWDSMIEKVKKEIYLHEGKEPNEESDLYSVIYDILIARWTKGNNPLHCLAHSLNPRFYSNMWLQEGAGRLPPHKDKEISQMRMTCFKKFFRIPQELAAVKEEYARFSSCSEEFNDPDSIHDRWAVSPMTWWTNHGQSVPLLMGLAMKLLSQPASSSCCERNWSTYSFIHSVKRNALTPERAEDLVFVHSNLRHLSRRTDAYKKGETRMWNVGGDSFDSLSGVGLLEVAELSIDEPELQAVSFGLDDAEVEGVEESGTIEEDQEA; this comes from the exons ATGGCATCTCCAAATTTGAGTAGTGCTGGAAGTGGTACTGCTAGTGCTAGTGGTAGTGTGGGATCTGGGGCCACAAGAACAACTGATATCAAGGCTCCGCTGTGGGATCATGTCACCATTCTAGAGAGGCCTAAAGCTGGTGGAGGAAATGCTTCATGGAGATGCAACTATTGTGGATTGGAAAAATGCACCAGCTACACTAGAGTTGAAGCTCATTTGCTGCAGAAATCAGGGAAGGGGATTGGCAAATGTACGAAGGTTACATATGAAATGCTGAGTCAGATGAGGATGGACGTGGAAAGGTGCCAGGAGCTAGTGGAAAGAGCGAAGCAACGCACAGTTTCTTTGCCTGTAGCTCCTTCAATCAATAACAGCAAGAAGAAGAGGGGACCTGCTTCTATATTGGAAAAATCTTGGGCATTGGAAGACCGCAAGCACTTGGATGCTTTAATTGTTAGAGCAATGTATTCTGGTGGAATATCTTTCAACTTTCTGAGAAACCCATATTTTAGAGAAGCTTTTGCATTTGCTTGCAGCCGCCACAATTTGCAAGGTTACACAATCCCTGGGTATAACAGGGCTAGGGAATCACTTCTGAAGCAAGAAAGAAGGCACATAGAGACTCTATTGGAGAGTACAAAGAGCACATGGCCAGAGAAAGGGGTCACAATCTGCTCCGATGGTTGGTCAGATCCTCAGAGGAGGCCA ATCATTGATGAAGTAGGTCGACAAAATGTGGTACAAATCATCACAGATAATGCTGCAAATTGCAAAGGTGCGGGTCTTTTAATTGAAGCTGAAAATGATCACATATTTTGGACACCTTGTGTAGTGCATACTCTCAACCTTGCTATGAAAAATATATGTGAACCTAAACTGCCAAGGACACCTACTGATGAGGATATGCATGTTTGGAGTCAATTAGAATTTATAAACAATGTCAAAGTTGAGGCTACTATGATCAAGAATTTCATAATGAATCATGGCATGCGTCTTTCCATGTTCAATGAGTTCAGCCATTTGAAATTGCTCTCTATTGCTGAAACAAGATTTGCATCAGTTGTGTGTATGCTAAAACGGTTTGTTGAGGTAAAAGCAGCTCTCCAACACATGGTGATTAGTGACAAATGGAGCATCTACAAAGAGGATGCTTCAACTGCCCAACATGTAAAGGAAAAAATACTAAGTGATGTCTGGTGGGGCAATGTAGAATACATTCTTAGGTTCACTAGTCCTATCTATGATATGATACGCTTTGCGGACACCGACACCCCGTGTCTTCACTTAATCTATGAGATGTGGGATTCAATGATTGAGAAAGTGAAGAAAGAAATATATTTGCATGAAGGGAAGGAACCAAATGAGGAGTCAGACCTCTACTCTGTTATTTATGATATATTGATTGCTAGGTGGACAAAAGGCAATAATCCACTTCATTGTTTGGCTCATTCACTCAATCCAAG ATTTTACAGCAACATGTGGCTTCAAGAAGGTGCTGGCCGACTACCCCCCCACAAGGACAAGGAAATATCACAAATGAGGATGACTTGCTTCAAGAAATTCTTTCGCATACCGCAAGAGTTGGCTGCAGTAAAGGAAGAATACGCAAGGTTTTCTAGTTGTTCAGAAGAATTCAATGACCCTGATTCTATACATGATAGATGGGCTGTTTCCCCAATGACATGGTGGACAAATCATGGACAATCTGTCCCTCTTTTGATGGGTTTGGCCATGAAACTGCTCAGCCAACcggcctcttcttcttgttgtgaAAGAAATTGGAGCACATATAGCTTCATCCATAGTGTCAAAAGAAATGCCTTAACTCCTGAGCGAGCTGAAGATTTGGTCTTTGTGCACTCAAATCTGAgacatttgtcaagaagaaCTGATGCATACAAGAAAGGAGAGACAAGGATGTGGAATGTTGGGGGAGATTCTTTTGATTCCCTTAGTGGTGTAGGTCTTCTTGAAGTTGCTGAACTCTCCATTGATGAACCTGAGCTGCAGGCTGTATCATTTGGATTGGATGATGCCGAGGTTGAAGGTGTGGAGGAGAGTGGAACAATTGAGGAAGACCAAGAAGCTTGA
- the LOC120692156 gene encoding uncharacterized protein LOC120692156 isoform X1 encodes MASPNLSSAGSGTASASGSVGSGATRTTDIKAPLWDHVTILERPKAGGGNASWRCNYCGLEKCTSYTRVEAHLLQKSGKGIGKCTKVTYEMLSQMRMDVERCQELVERAKQRTVSLPVAPSINNSKKKRGPASILEKSWALEDRKHLDALIVRAMYSGGISFNFLRNPYFREAFAFACSRHNLQGYTIPGYNRARESLLKQERRHIETLLESTKSTWPEKGVTICSDGWSDPQRRPIINFIAVSEKAPMFLRADNCEGEYKSKEYIAEKLRAIIDEVGRQNVVQIITDNAANCKGAGLLIEAENDHIFWTPCVVHTLNLAMKNICEPKLPRTPTDEDMHVWSQLEFINNVKVEATMIKNFIMNHGMRLSMFNEFSHLKLLSIAETRFASVVCMLKRFVEVKAALQHMVISDKWSIYKEDASTAQHVKEKILSDVWWGNVEYILRFTSPIYDMIRFADTDTPCLHLIYEMWDSMIEKVKKEIYLHEGKEPNEESDLYSVIYDILIARWTKGNNPLHCLAHSLNPRFYSNMWLQEGAGRLPPHKDKEISQMRMTCFKKFFRIPQELAAVKEEYARFSSCSEEFNDPDSIHDRWAVSPMTWWTNHGQSVPLLMGLAMKLLSQPASSSCCERNWSTYSFIHSVKRNALTPERAEDLVFVHSNLRHLSRRTDAYKKGETRMWNVGGDSFDSLSGVGLLEVAELSIDEPELQAVSFGLDDAEVEGVEESGTIEEDQEA; translated from the exons ATGGCATCTCCAAATTTGAGTAGTGCTGGAAGTGGTACTGCTAGTGCTAGTGGTAGTGTGGGATCTGGGGCCACAAGAACAACTGATATCAAGGCTCCGCTGTGGGATCATGTCACCATTCTAGAGAGGCCTAAAGCTGGTGGAGGAAATGCTTCATGGAGATGCAACTATTGTGGATTGGAAAAATGCACCAGCTACACTAGAGTTGAAGCTCATTTGCTGCAGAAATCAGGGAAGGGGATTGGCAAATGTACGAAGGTTACATATGAAATGCTGAGTCAGATGAGGATGGACGTGGAAAGGTGCCAGGAGCTAGTGGAAAGAGCGAAGCAACGCACAGTTTCTTTGCCTGTAGCTCCTTCAATCAATAACAGCAAGAAGAAGAGGGGACCTGCTTCTATATTGGAAAAATCTTGGGCATTGGAAGACCGCAAGCACTTGGATGCTTTAATTGTTAGAGCAATGTATTCTGGTGGAATATCTTTCAACTTTCTGAGAAACCCATATTTTAGAGAAGCTTTTGCATTTGCTTGCAGCCGCCACAATTTGCAAGGTTACACAATCCCTGGGTATAACAGGGCTAGGGAATCACTTCTGAAGCAAGAAAGAAGGCACATAGAGACTCTATTGGAGAGTACAAAGAGCACATGGCCAGAGAAAGGGGTCACAATCTGCTCCGATGGTTGGTCAGATCCTCAGAGGAGGCCAATCATCAACTTCATCGCTGTTTCTGAGAAAGCACCAATGTTTTTGAGGGCTGACAATTGTGAAGGCGAATACAAGTCAAAAGAATATATTGCTGAGAAGTTGAGGGCTATCATTGATGAAGTAGGTCGACAAAATGTGGTACAAATCATCACAGATAATGCTGCAAATTGCAAAGGTGCGGGTCTTTTAATTGAAGCTGAAAATGATCACATATTTTGGACACCTTGTGTAGTGCATACTCTCAACCTTGCTATGAAAAATATATGTGAACCTAAACTGCCAAGGACACCTACTGATGAGGATATGCATGTTTGGAGTCAATTAGAATTTATAAACAATGTCAAAGTTGAGGCTACTATGATCAAGAATTTCATAATGAATCATGGCATGCGTCTTTCCATGTTCAATGAGTTCAGCCATTTGAAATTGCTCTCTATTGCTGAAACAAGATTTGCATCAGTTGTGTGTATGCTAAAACGGTTTGTTGAGGTAAAAGCAGCTCTCCAACACATGGTGATTAGTGACAAATGGAGCATCTACAAAGAGGATGCTTCAACTGCCCAACATGTAAAGGAAAAAATACTAAGTGATGTCTGGTGGGGCAATGTAGAATACATTCTTAGGTTCACTAGTCCTATCTATGATATGATACGCTTTGCGGACACCGACACCCCGTGTCTTCACTTAATCTATGAGATGTGGGATTCAATGATTGAGAAAGTGAAGAAAGAAATATATTTGCATGAAGGGAAGGAACCAAATGAGGAGTCAGACCTCTACTCTGTTATTTATGATATATTGATTGCTAGGTGGACAAAAGGCAATAATCCACTTCATTGTTTGGCTCATTCACTCAATCCAAG ATTTTACAGCAACATGTGGCTTCAAGAAGGTGCTGGCCGACTACCCCCCCACAAGGACAAGGAAATATCACAAATGAGGATGACTTGCTTCAAGAAATTCTTTCGCATACCGCAAGAGTTGGCTGCAGTAAAGGAAGAATACGCAAGGTTTTCTAGTTGTTCAGAAGAATTCAATGACCCTGATTCTATACATGATAGATGGGCTGTTTCCCCAATGACATGGTGGACAAATCATGGACAATCTGTCCCTCTTTTGATGGGTTTGGCCATGAAACTGCTCAGCCAACcggcctcttcttcttgttgtgaAAGAAATTGGAGCACATATAGCTTCATCCATAGTGTCAAAAGAAATGCCTTAACTCCTGAGCGAGCTGAAGATTTGGTCTTTGTGCACTCAAATCTGAgacatttgtcaagaagaaCTGATGCATACAAGAAAGGAGAGACAAGGATGTGGAATGTTGGGGGAGATTCTTTTGATTCCCTTAGTGGTGTAGGTCTTCTTGAAGTTGCTGAACTCTCCATTGATGAACCTGAGCTGCAGGCTGTATCATTTGGATTGGATGATGCCGAGGTTGAAGGTGTGGAGGAGAGTGGAACAATTGAGGAAGACCAAGAAGCTTGA
- the LOC120690660 gene encoding maspardin-like: MKGAGGGAVAPGDYVYFKSIVPLHKISIGPKLWRYYDFGPKVVPPLVCIPGIAGTADVYYKQIMSLCMKGYRVISIDVPQVWNHHEWIHSFEKFLDSMNIHHVHIYGTSLGGFLAQIFAQHRPRRVKSLILSNTFLETHKFAAAMPWSPVVNWTPSFLLKRYLLTGIRDGPHEPFIADSVDFVVCQVETLSRDDLSSRLMLNVNVASVGSLMLPDSFITIMDTNDYSAVPQQLKDQLNERYPGARRAVLKTGGDFPFLSRPDEVNLYLQLHLRRVGVESKPDLVQGFTRNGTAGSSKDQKDGGDSISDSPEDYGHRGSGGSDHDARYRGSESHDSDKPIPTSTMY; this comes from the exons atgaagggcgctggtggcggcgcggtggcgccgggggactacgtctacttcaagTCCATCGTCCCTCTCCACAAGATCTCC ATTGGGCCAAAACTTTGGAGGTACTATGACTTTGGGCCTAAGGTTGTGCCTCCTCTTGTCTGCATCCCAGGAATTGCAGGGACAGCTGATGTATACTATAAACAGATCATGTCCCTCTGTATGAAG GGTTATCGAGTGATATCAATCGACGTTCCTCAAGTTTGGAATCACCATGAATGGATTCATTCATTTGAAAAATTCTTGGACTCCATGAACATCCATCAT GTTCATATTTATGGTACATCTCTTGGTGGATTTTTGGCACAAATATTTGCTCAACACCGTCCAAGGAGAGTGAAGTCCTTGATCCTATCAAATACTTTTCTTGAGACACACAAGTTTGCAGCTGCCATGCCATGGTCTCCAGT TGTTAATTGGACCCCTTCTTTTTTGCTGAAGCGATACCTCTTGACAGGAATCCGAGATGGTCCCCATGAACCATTCATCGCGGACTCAGTAGATTTTGTTGTGTGTCAG GTCGAGACATTGTCAAGAGATGACCTTTCGTCAAGGTTGATGCTAAATGTTAATGTTGCATCAGTTGGGTCATTGATGCTACCTGATTCATTCATCACAATAATGGAC ACAAACGACTACTCTGCTGTCCCCCAGCAGTTGAAGGACCAGTTAAATGAAAGGTATCCTGGTGCAAGGCGTGCTGTACTGAAGACTGGTGGCGATTTTCCCTTCCTGTCGCGTCCAGATGAGGTTAATCTGTACCTTCAG CTACATTTGAGGCGAGTTGGTGTAGAATCAAAGCCAGATCTGGTCCAAGGTTTCACAAGAAATGGCACTGCTGGGAGTTCAAAGGATCAGAAGGATGGAGGGGACAGCATTAGTGATAGCCCTGAAGACTATGGCCACCGTGGTTCAGGTGGCAGTGATCATGATGCGAGATATCGTGGATCGGAATCACACGATTCTGATAAGCCGATACCAACAAGCACAATGTACTAG